Proteins from a genomic interval of Lelliottia amnigena:
- the gntK gene encoding thermoresistant gluconokinase, which translates to MSTTNLDHHVYVLMGVSGSGKSAVASEVAHQLQAAFLDGDFLHPRSNITKMAAGEPLNDDDRKPWLQALNDAAFAMQRTNKVSLIVCSALKKTYRDLLRDGNPNLSFIYLKGDFEVIESRLKARKGHFFKTQMLVTQFDALQEPGADESDVLIVDIDQPLDGVVASTIEVINKRQ; encoded by the coding sequence TTGAGCACGACGAATCTCGATCACCACGTTTATGTCCTGATGGGCGTTTCCGGTAGCGGTAAATCCGCCGTTGCCAGTGAAGTGGCGCATCAACTTCAGGCCGCATTTCTTGATGGCGACTTCCTTCATCCGCGCAGCAATATCACCAAAATGGCCGCTGGCGAGCCGTTGAATGATGACGACCGCAAGCCGTGGTTGCAGGCGTTGAATGATGCCGCGTTCGCCATGCAGCGCACCAATAAAGTGTCGCTGATTGTCTGCTCCGCGCTGAAAAAGACCTACCGCGATCTGCTGCGTGACGGCAATCCGAATCTCTCTTTCATCTATCTGAAAGGCGATTTCGAGGTGATTGAAAGCCGTCTGAAAGCGCGTAAAGGCCACTTCTTTAAAACTCAGATGCTGGTTACTCAGTTTGACGCGTTGCAGGAACCGGGCGCGGATGAAAGCGATGTCTTGATCGTGGATATCGATCAGCCGCTGGACGGTGTTGTTGCCAGCACCATCGAGGTCATTAATAAAAGGCAGTAA